The uncultured Dysgonomonas sp. genome contains the following window.
GCACTGCTTACAGCTCATTGCTCATTACTCACTGTTTACTGCTCATTGTTAACTGTTAACTGATTTATTGTCCATATACTTCAAAACCTGACCACTGATCTGCATCAGAGAAATTTCACACAGCTTTGTATTAAATTCAGCTTGCACGAGACGCTCTTCCGCTTCCAATAAACTGTTTTGTGCTTCACGAAGCTCTATACCGGACAAGTCGCCTAGTTTATAGCGTTCTATTGCTATCTCGTGGTTCTCACGGGCAGTTTCCACATTCTCCTTTTCCAGATTGGTCAATTCTATATTATTGCGGTAAGCCATCCACATATTGGCCAGATCAGCTTTCAGCGACAGTGTGGTTTGTTCATATTCCAGTTGCCTGTTTTCTATCTCGATCTTGGCATTTCGTTGTTTTCTCTTGCGGTTGAAACCGCTGAATAAATTAAGCCCTACTGTAAATCCATAATTAAGGCCTAATGTACGCTGATTATCTATGGTTCCGGTATTATAAATATTCTTTGTGATGCCATATCCTGCATTGAACTTCAGATAGGGATAATTCTCGCTCTGGGCAGTCTTCAGATCCAATACACTTAGTTTCTTATTTTTGTCAGATAATAGTAGGAAGGTATTGTTAGAAAGCATACCCTGCATAATATCTCTCTGGTCGAGAAACTCATTGTATATAATGACCGAATCTTTGGTTTCTATCATCTGGTCTATTTTTTCCTGAGCCATCAGTTTATTCAGCAATACACGGGATGTATATAATACTTCATATTGCTTGATAAGTTGGGAACTGTCACTGTTGAAGTCTACACGTGCCTGTTGCATATCCAGCCGTGAACCTGCTCCTATTTCGTAACGGGCTTCTACTATTCGCAAGCGCTCTTTTGACAATTTTACGGCCGATTTCAGATTTTTCAGGCGGATGGTTTGCTGTATATAATTATAATATTCGGAAGTAATATCAGCAATAAAGGTCTCGATAGTAAGCTGTGTATCCAGTTTACCCATTTGCTGCAACTCTTTCAGGCGATTGTAATTTGTCTGTATATTGAACCCGTCAAAGATAGTCCAGTTAAGATTTATCCCTGCATTAAGGTTTTGATTATTTACGCCACTATTCGAATTTGTCTCTCCCGATTCCAACTTCTGCTTTACATTGTTCGATGTACCTGAATAACCACTTGTAAGATCTACTGTAGGTAAATATCCGGCATTGCCGATAGTCATATTATTATCGGATACCTCCTGATTATTTCTCGATATGCGGATGTCATAGTTATTCATCAGTCCCTCCTGTATACATCTGCTCAGGTCATAAATATTTTGAGCTTGAGATACAATAGGCAATATAAGTAACAGTAATATAGCGGATAAATATTTTTTCATATAATATTGTGATATAATACATTAACCATTAACAATAATCGTTGCGTCTTCTTTTTCTTTCTTCTTTCCCCTGTCTGTTGAAATATACAAATACATGGCGGGTACAATGAATATCGTCAGCAATGTAGATACCATCATTCCCCCGATAACAGCCACTCCCATCGCCATACGTCCGTTTGCCCCTTCAGCGCTGGCGAAGACGAGAGGCAGCAAGCCTAGTACAGTCGAGAAACTAGTCATGAGAATCGGGCGAAGACGCTGTACAGCGGCTCCCTGTATAGCTTCCAGTTTACTCATTCCTGTTTCCTGCCGCTGATTGGCAAACTCAACAATAAGGATACCATTTTTGGCTACCAGCCCTATGAGCATGATAATCCCAATCTGGCTGAATATATTCATCGTTATATCTTTTATATACATGAACAGCAGCGCTCCGGCAATCGCCAACGGAACTGTAAGCATAATCACAAACGGATCTTTGAAGCTCTCGAACTGTGCAGCCAGAATAAGGAAAATAAGCAAGACTGCCAGTACAAAGGCAAACATCAGACTGGACGAACTTTCCCTAAAATCTTTCGAATCTCCGGCTAATGCCGTACGGAAGGTATCGTCGAGCGTTTCTTTCGCTATACGGTCCATCTCGTCTAGTCCAGCACCAATAGTCACACCGGGAGAGAGTCCAGCAGATATTGTAGCCGAATTGAAACGGTTGTAACGATAAAGCTGTGGAGGTGCCACACTTTCTTCGAGACGCACCAGATTACCCAATTGGATCATGCTGCCCGTCTGGTTTTTTAGGTAGATTGACTTCAAATCGAGCGGAGTATTTCGTTGCTGGCGATTTATTTCACCTAGTATCTGATATTGTTTCCCGTTCATATAGAAATAGCCCATACGCTGACCACTGAGCGCATATTGGAGTGTTTGCCCTATATCCCTGGTGCTTACACCTAATAAGGCTGCTTTATTACGGTCAATGATAATTCTTGTTTCCGGCTTGGTAAACTTAAGATTCACATCAGCCATCTGGAACAATGGGCTTTCCTGCACTTTTTCCATAAATGCGGGGATGAATTCCTCCAGTTTAGCTATATTAGGTGCTTGCAACACATACTGTACAGGCATACTGGAACGCCTGCCTCCGAATGTGGATTGCTGCTGCACGAATGTACGCGCAGCCGTTTCACCTCTCATAGCGTCAGTTAGTTTGGCTGCTATATCCATCTGGCTACGGCTCCTGTTCTTGA
Protein-coding sequences here:
- a CDS encoding TolC family protein, producing MKKYLSAILLLLILPIVSQAQNIYDLSRCIQEGLMNNYDIRISRNNQEVSDNNMTIGNAGYLPTVDLTSGYSGTSNNVKQKLESGETNSNSGVNNQNLNAGINLNWTIFDGFNIQTNYNRLKELQQMGKLDTQLTIETFIADITSEYYNYIQQTIRLKNLKSAVKLSKERLRIVEARYEIGAGSRLDMQQARVDFNSDSSQLIKQYEVLYTSRVLLNKLMAQEKIDQMIETKDSVIIYNEFLDQRDIMQGMLSNNTFLLLSDKNKKLSVLDLKTAQSENYPYLKFNAGYGITKNIYNTGTIDNQRTLGLNYGFTVGLNLFSGFNRKRKQRNAKIEIENRQLEYEQTTLSLKADLANMWMAYRNNIELTNLEKENVETARENHEIAIERYKLGDLSGIELREAQNSLLEAEERLVQAEFNTKLCEISLMQISGQVLKYMDNKSVNS